GCTCCTTCGCCTCGCGGATGAACCTGGCGACGCAGCCGACGCATTGGCCGGTGTCAGAGAACCCGACGGTCACCGAGGCCTTTGACCGGGGCATCCAATCCATCCTGATCGGCGAAAAGACGCCGGCTCAGGTGGCGGCCGAAGTGGAAAAGCTTCGGCGAGAACAAACAATGCGATGACCTGGAACCGGTTCAGGAATCTGGCCACCACCTACCTCTTTATCCTTCCCGCCCTCCTGTTTTTCGTCGTTTTTTCTATCGTTCCTTTTCTGAAAGTGTTTCAGCTGAGCGTTTTTGAATGGGACGGCATCTCAACGCATATGAGGTTTGTCGGCATGCAGAATTTCACCCAGGCGCTTTTTCATGATTCGTCCTGGTGGGTATCCATGAAAAATGCTGGGTTTATCACCTTGCTGGCGCTGACGGCCCAGAACGGGCTGGCGTTGCTTCTGGCGCTGATCGTGGATCGCGAAATCAAAGGGAAAAATTTCTATCGGGTCGTCTTTTATCTGCCGCCGGTTCTGTCCGGTATTGTGGTGGGTCTGGTGTGGAACTGGATTTTTGACGGTTCCCATGGACTTCTGAACCAGTTGATGAGTCATCTGGGGCTGGTTTGTTGGACGCGCGCCTGGTTGGCGGACCCCACGACAGCCATCTGGGCCGTTGCCCTTATTCATATGTGGAAAGGGTTTGGCTGGGGTTTTGTGATTCTCTTGGTTGGGTTGCAGACCATTCCGCGGGAACTCGGCGAAGCGGCCCGTGTCGATGGTGCCGGCGAGTGGGCCATCTTCTCGCGGATCACGGTTCCGCTGATGTTGCCGGTCTTTTTCCTTGTTTCAATTCTGACGATTCTAGGCACGATGCAGATTTTTGACATTATTATTTCAACGACGAACGGAGGCCCCGGCATCCATACGGAAGTACCGATCACGCGGATTCTGGCCGCCATGGTCAGATCCTTGCGGTTTGGTTATGCCTGCGCGTTGGGTGTTTTATTCGGATTGATCTTACTGGCGGTTTCGATACTCCAGATGCAGCTGTCGAAGTGGTCTTCACGGTTTAGTTAAACGAAGGGACTTCTCCCGTCCATGGTTTATGCAGACTCCTCACGTCAGCCGGTCTCCCGCCCTTCCCAGAGAATTCTATTCTATACGTGGGGGTATCGCCTCAGACGGTGGATGAAATTGTTGCTGGCCCATGCCTTGTGTCTCAGCGTTGCCGCGACGTGCCTTTTCCCTCTGGTGTGGATGCTGTCGTCCAGCCTCAAGACGCAGAGCACCATATTTTCAGACATGCGTTTGTGGGTGCCGAATCCGCAATGGGGAAACTATTATTGGGCCTGGACCAAAGGCCATTTCGGACAATATTTCTTTAACAGTCTCGTGTATGCCATCGTCGTTGTGCTTGGAGTGATCCTGACTTCTTCCCTGGCGGCCTATGCGTTTTCCCGCCTTCGCTTTCCCGGTAAAAACATCCTTTTTATCGTGCTCATCTCGACGATGATGATTCCTATTCCAGGGTCGTTTATCGCTCTCTATGTCCTTTTGGTGAAGCTTCATCTGGCCAATACCCGTCTCGGGTATATCCTGCCGCAGATTAACGGGGGATTAGCGCTAGGGATCTTTCTGATGAAAACGTTTTTTGACAAGCTCCCGCAAGATTTAGAAGATGCCGCCCGCATCGATGGATGCAACATATTCCAGGTGTACTGGCATGTGGCTATGCCCCTGGCGAAACCGGCCATCGCTGTTCTAGTTGTTTTTAACGCGCTGGCGGTGTGGAATGAATATCTGCTGGCCATGCTGGTTCTTTCCGATCGTTCGCTGATGCCTTTGCAGCGCGGGCTGATGGTGTTTCAGGGATCTCATCTTACGCAATACCCGCTCTTGATGGCCGGTATCGCTATTTCGATTGTGCCTATCATGACCCTGTATTTCCTGATGCAGCGGTATATTGTTGCCGGCATTACCGCCGGCGCTCTTAAAATGTAAGTCAAAAGTCCCTTTTTCAACTATTCGACTACAGTCGGGAAGATAGTTAACATAAACGTAACACGGGATGACCTATAATCTTATGTCCATGAAAAAGACTCCTCTTCAGCCAAAGAAGGCCGCAGCGGGGATTTTAATTCCGCTATTGGTTGTTCTCTCCGCTCCGGCCGGGTCGCAGAAACACAACGATGCACCGCCCGCCTTTCAACTCTTTGATAAGGGGACCGAACTCATCGTCAACTATGAAAAATACGGTGACTTTTCAAAGGTTGGACAGCATCAATATCGATATATTGTCAAAGACATAGCAGGACTCCGGAAAGCGGTTGGAGAAGGGGTGTACCCCAATGGGGCCAGCCTCCAGAAAGATCCCAGCTATCAAAAGATGAAGCGTGGCAAGCAGCTCGAGGGAAACGTCTGGGATTATTTGAATTCAGATAATCCTCAGGCGAGTTTTTTTAAATGGGCGTCGGCCTATGATCAACCCGTAGGCTTGCGCCAATTTTATATCGCTCAAATACTTGAAAAAGCAGGGCTGTATGCGCAGGCGATCAAGGCGTATCAGGCGGTGGTGATCCATTTTCCGAAGTCATCCAGCATGACCTCCTGGAAGACCCCCTGGTATGTCGGCCCGGCCGCGTTGGATAGCATCGCTTTTTTAACGCGCAAACATCCCGAACTGAGAATGCGTCTGGACGACGGCCGCCTTCGGATTGCCAACCATTACGACAACAACCAGTTCAATGATATATATGAGATTAATCCCGGCCGTATCGTCCCGGCCAAATCGCGAAAACCTCCCAAGCGGATAAAATTAAACCCCCAATCGCTGAAAGCGAAATTAGGGGGAGGGAAGGTCCGGCTGGTTCAATACGATAACCTGCATTGGCAGCTTCTCGTGGATGATCAACCCTATTTGTTGCGCGCCATATCCTACAACGCCACGCCCATAGGGAAATCACCTGATGATGAGTCGCTGGTCCTCCATCGCGATTGGATGCTGGCGGATGATAACCAAAACGGAAAAACGGACGGGGCGTATGATTCCTGGGTGGATA
The sequence above is drawn from the Elusimicrobiota bacterium genome and encodes:
- a CDS encoding carbohydrate ABC transporter permease; protein product: MKLLLAHALCLSVAATCLFPLVWMLSSSLKTQSTIFSDMRLWVPNPQWGNYYWAWTKGHFGQYFFNSLVYAIVVVLGVILTSSLAAYAFSRLRFPGKNILFIVLISTMMIPIPGSFIALYVLLVKLHLANTRLGYILPQINGGLALGIFLMKTFFDKLPQDLEDAARIDGCNIFQVYWHVAMPLAKPAIAVLVVFNALAVWNEYLLAMLVLSDRSLMPLQRGLMVFQGSHLTQYPLLMAGIAISIVPIMTLYFLMQRYIVAGITAGALKM
- a CDS encoding sugar ABC transporter permease produces the protein MTWNRFRNLATTYLFILPALLFFVVFSIVPFLKVFQLSVFEWDGISTHMRFVGMQNFTQALFHDSSWWVSMKNAGFITLLALTAQNGLALLLALIVDREIKGKNFYRVVFYLPPVLSGIVVGLVWNWIFDGSHGLLNQLMSHLGLVCWTRAWLADPTTAIWAVALIHMWKGFGWGFVILLVGLQTIPRELGEAARVDGAGEWAIFSRITVPLMLPVFFLVSILTILGTMQIFDIIISTTNGGPGIHTEVPITRILAAMVRSLRFGYACALGVLFGLILLAVSILQMQLSKWSSRFS